The Methanococcoides methylutens MM1 genome has a window encoding:
- a CDS encoding DNA double-strand break repair nuclease NurA: MRSFMPQKFSKLLLHPSFEKTVLAVNKLKITLPSIPSNVDLDFNLYKFPNNAQLLTNIEDIKAYNLNPKNGEQFLKNRYKICAYDESIQKSKALEGSAYLTSHSLVIHGEDDYVSSNYLTFYFYTRSSELCKKSDYIRLSENTEADFKADYAKDRSAFLIENTPTSAILFVDGPLIGGQVSSYTIDTNNKLLSNNIVPIFFVKNSDSNLVVENIKEIKNKYNSDLHWAYSFLKNGQRTSFFKYVDKHNSNNAKIFCYLKAFNGSPQRVEFHLNTFDKFKDIIPELMDLIYYLLLVQGNLKNPQVRSIAIAEAYARSTLRLFDLTKIMKDLGITPTINEERFK, encoded by the coding sequence ATGAGATCCTTTATGCCACAAAAATTCAGTAAACTTCTTTTACATCCATCATTTGAAAAAACGGTTTTAGCTGTTAATAAGCTTAAGATAACTCTTCCTTCCATTCCTTCTAATGTAGATTTAGACTTTAACCTTTATAAGTTTCCCAATAATGCACAATTATTAACGAATATCGAGGATATTAAAGCATATAATCTCAATCCTAAAAATGGAGAACAGTTTCTGAAAAATAGATATAAAATCTGTGCTTACGATGAATCGATACAAAAAAGTAAGGCTTTAGAAGGAAGTGCATATTTAACGTCCCATTCTTTAGTAATACACGGTGAGGACGATTATGTATCTTCTAACTATCTTACTTTTTATTTCTATACCAGATCTTCAGAGTTATGTAAAAAATCGGATTATATAAGGCTATCTGAAAACACTGAAGCTGATTTTAAAGCAGATTATGCAAAAGATAGATCTGCTTTTTTGATAGAAAATACGCCTACATCAGCAATATTGTTTGTTGATGGTCCACTCATTGGTGGGCAAGTCAGTAGTTATACAATAGATACGAATAATAAATTATTAAGCAATAATATAGTCCCTATTTTTTTTGTGAAGAATAGTGACAGCAATTTAGTAGTAGAAAACATAAAAGAAATCAAAAATAAGTATAATTCTGATTTACATTGGGCATATTCTTTTTTAAAAAACGGCCAAAGAACAAGCTTTTTTAAATATGTGGATAAGCATAACAGCAATAATGCTAAAATATTTTGTTATTTAAAAGCTTTTAATGGTAGTCCTCAAAGAGTCGAATTTCATCTAAATACATTTGATAAATTTAAAGACATCATTCCTGAATTAATGGATTTAATCTACTATTTACTACTTGTACAAGGGAATTTGAAAAATCCACAAGTTAGGTCTATAGCAATAGCAGAAGCATATGCTAGGAGTACACTTCGATTATTCGATTTGACAAAGATAATGAAAGATTTGGGAATAACACCTACAATTAATGAAGAAAGGTTCAAGTGA
- a CDS encoding helix-turn-helix domain-containing protein, producing the protein MGEEDKKRYELWNMGCTDSEIAAVCDVSRAAIHSWRIANGLDSNNGDGKGNYLDTEEEETRLKLFQEGYTDSEIGAMVGVTGHSIYQWRSRRGLFKVEKQTSDKINELSLNEEILFEYLKDKYPYKKEVSLISLAKYAEPTISACPSGKQKEFIKKIKIPGCRTVYYFDDGEYSCIEEAMRLFVTTNSEFIEENNTKVLVNMPSSFHRIFEKYRCEFKSP; encoded by the coding sequence ATGGGAGAAGAGGATAAAAAAAGATATGAATTATGGAATATGGGATGTACTGACTCTGAAATAGCTGCAGTTTGCGATGTCAGTAGAGCAGCAATTCATTCATGGCGCATAGCAAATGGACTTGATAGCAATAATGGAGACGGAAAAGGAAATTACTTGGATACAGAAGAAGAAGAAACTCGCCTAAAGTTATTTCAAGAAGGATATACTGACTCTGAGATTGGTGCAATGGTAGGGGTTACGGGACATAGTATTTATCAATGGAGAAGTAGGAGAGGCTTATTTAAAGTGGAGAAACAGACTTCCGACAAGATAAACGAGTTATCATTAAATGAAGAAATATTATTTGAATATTTAAAAGATAAATATCCTTACAAAAAAGAAGTATCATTAATATCACTTGCTAAATACGCTGAACCCACTATATCTGCATGTCCTAGTGGAAAACAAAAAGAATTCATTAAAAAAATTAAAATTCCAGGGTGTAGAACTGTTTATTATTTTGATGATGGAGAGTACAGTTGTATCGAGGAAGCGATGAGATTGTTTGTAACTACAAACTCAGAATTTATAGAAGAAAATAATACAAAGGTACTCGTGAATATGCCATCAAGCTTCCATCGAATTTTTGAAAAATATAGGTGTGAATTTAAATCACCTTAA
- a CDS encoding metal-dependent hydrolase, with protein MPYPIAHVMFFVFCICAVAVYTTIVALLRRDISYREIAHILLLLAIGGFFALYPDIMAVYNLIVHGNMAHCYIGAIPTHSLIFSSSAIVLGAIIGYVLYREQGKALYTGLFAFSASLSHLLLDDLEGTCIHYLYPISNQEINLFSYIGAGFTRDDLVHSLLVAHTPIIFLVVVMMLALFALSHLGFEFRYRPEK; from the coding sequence ATGCCATATCCGATTGCACATGTAATGTTCTTCGTGTTCTGCATCTGTGCAGTAGCAGTCTATACTACCATTGTGGCACTCCTTCGCAGAGATATTTCATACCGGGAGATAGCCCACATCCTGTTACTACTGGCAATCGGAGGTTTTTTTGCATTGTACCCGGACATAATGGCTGTCTATAACCTCATTGTACACGGCAATATGGCGCACTGCTATATTGGAGCAATACCAACACATTCACTGATATTCAGTTCCTCTGCGATCGTTTTGGGAGCAATTATTGGATATGTGCTGTATCGGGAACAGGGTAAAGCATTGTATACGGGACTTTTTGCCTTTTCTGCATCCCTATCACACCTGTTGCTGGATGATCTGGAAGGAACTTGCATACATTACTTGTATCCAATATCCAATCAGGAGATCAACCTGTTCTCATATATTGGTGCGGGATTCACAAGGGACGATCTCGTCCATTCCCTGCTTGTAGCCCATACACCGATCATCTTTCTCGTTGTTGTCATGATGCTGGCATTGTTTGCCTTAAGTCACCTTGGCTTTGAGTTTAGGTATCGGCCTGAGAAGTGA
- a CDS encoding DNA adenine methylase, with protein sequence MNLKVKTALRYPGGKSKALSKIFPYIPNDFLEFREPFVGGGSVFIAAKQQAAQDSLFRINDLNYDLFCFWKQLRDNDTELINEISRIKKETIDGKLLHSELMNQHLDKSSELEIAVRFFVLNRITFSGLSYSGGYSQESFEKRFTKSSIDRLTPLSELIQDIKITNKNYEYLLNKDGDDVFIFLDPPYFNARESKLYGKKGHLHTSFNHKHFARIMKKCTDHKWLITCDDSPEIRDLFDFANILEWNLQYGVNHGKKMNENGEKKAKKGKELFIFNYELDSI encoded by the coding sequence ATGAACTTGAAAGTTAAGACAGCACTTCGTTACCCTGGTGGAAAATCAAAAGCATTATCGAAAATTTTTCCATATATACCTAATGATTTTTTAGAGTTCCGTGAGCCCTTTGTAGGTGGTGGTTCCGTATTTATTGCTGCTAAACAGCAAGCTGCTCAGGATTCATTATTCCGAATTAATGATTTGAACTATGATCTTTTTTGTTTTTGGAAACAATTAAGAGATAATGACACTGAACTGATAAATGAAATTTCAAGAATAAAAAAAGAGACAATTGATGGTAAATTATTGCACTCAGAGTTAATGAACCAGCATTTAGATAAAAGTTCAGAACTTGAAATTGCGGTTAGGTTTTTTGTACTAAATAGAATAACTTTCTCAGGTTTGTCTTATTCTGGTGGATATTCACAAGAATCATTTGAGAAGAGATTTACAAAATCATCTATTGATAGACTAACACCTTTATCTGAACTTATACAAGATATCAAAATTACAAACAAAAATTATGAATACTTATTAAATAAAGATGGAGATGACGTCTTTATTTTTCTTGATCCTCCATATTTCAATGCTCGTGAGTCAAAGTTGTATGGTAAAAAAGGTCATTTGCATACTTCATTTAATCACAAACATTTTGCTCGAATCATGAAAAAATGTACAGATCATAAATGGCTCATAACATGTGATGATTCACCTGAAATACGAGATTTGTTTGATTTTGCAAATATTTTAGAGTGGAACTTACAATATGGGGTAAATCATGGGAAAAAAATGAATGAAAATGGAGAAAAAAAAGCTAAAAAAGGAAAAGAACTCTTTATTTTCAACTATGAATTGGATTCTATCTAA
- a CDS encoding AAA family ATPase, translating to MATKIKSININAFRGIPELDINPDGKNMLLYGENGMGKSSIIDAIEFFFTGEITPLEGVQGLSLQKHGPHLNFNPDDINIKMAFNPGNVVLNRTYSTAPNPTTSLNEYFEIAQKGTFILRRSQLLEFINSKPRERFKSIANIIGLQSLDEIELSMQRVRDELKGRRNSEEDNYRELLTQISNLTGKDIIDEGNVIQALNEKLVEEGQATINSFKDVTQHSENLMKNVKNKDIDKISIFAEIIEETKIPLTDDHFLEYIITFNDKIAFLLDKQIKEKLSIRSLLEIGRNTISNAQLDTCPLCEQPIDRELLLFEIDKRLETIENLSNVASEIRSRSSEIITELERLVSKLNIISRKIRLLPEMSNYYGELSKRIECINNLKNSIRLAAEFKNEIKIEQIIEQINTTNQFWMAIFEYSSKIFDSIELNSEEKKTLNSITLIGQVKLKNDDILRGKNQLKHYNDRYVIAEKLYSTFSETKKAKVQEIYDSIQKEINEFYSILHPNDFHTDITLQVVKRASTNLKMKPFNRDEQDPRALISEGHLDSLGICIFLAFVKKFNNNCSLLILDDVVTTIDSHHRKKICELLHNQFNDYQLIITTHDQIWYEQLRATQRAYGSAGSWKNITLDNWSLENGPIINQHKPKWEKIQEKLSNYDKEGAGSASRYYLEWILKEASNNTETNVKYKHSGLYTVGELFTPLKNRMNKLLLNGEFKDSYSKVILKLESTSFMGNLLSHDNPYAGNFSQSEVKDFCESVHLLHEIFQCPECGNFIKYYPDLKQLRCPNPKCETPFEEATK from the coding sequence ATGGCAACAAAAATTAAATCAATTAACATTAATGCTTTTCGGGGCATTCCTGAGCTGGACATCAACCCAGATGGGAAAAATATGTTATTGTACGGCGAAAATGGGATGGGAAAAAGTTCAATAATTGATGCAATTGAATTTTTCTTTACTGGTGAAATTACTCCTTTAGAAGGAGTTCAAGGACTATCATTACAAAAACATGGCCCACATCTAAATTTTAACCCAGATGATATTAATATAAAAATGGCATTCAACCCCGGAAATGTAGTTTTAAATAGAACTTATTCAACAGCTCCAAATCCCACAACAAGTTTGAACGAATATTTTGAAATTGCACAAAAAGGGACTTTTATTCTTCGTAGATCACAACTTCTTGAATTTATCAATAGTAAGCCTCGTGAACGATTTAAATCAATAGCTAATATAATAGGCCTTCAATCTTTAGATGAAATAGAACTTTCAATGCAACGTGTCAGGGATGAATTAAAGGGAAGAAGAAATTCGGAAGAAGATAATTATCGAGAATTACTTACTCAAATATCTAACCTAACTGGGAAAGATATCATTGATGAAGGAAATGTAATTCAAGCTTTGAACGAAAAACTCGTTGAAGAAGGACAAGCTACGATTAATTCTTTTAAAGATGTTACACAGCATTCTGAAAATTTGATGAAGAATGTGAAAAATAAAGATATAGATAAAATTAGTATTTTTGCTGAAATAATTGAAGAAACAAAAATACCTCTTACAGATGATCATTTTCTAGAATATATAATAACATTTAATGATAAAATCGCTTTTCTTTTAGACAAACAAATTAAAGAAAAATTATCCATACGTTCCCTTCTTGAAATAGGAAGGAACACAATATCTAACGCACAATTAGATACTTGTCCACTTTGTGAACAACCAATTGATAGAGAATTGTTATTGTTTGAAATTGATAAACGTTTAGAAACTATTGAGAATTTATCTAATGTCGCCTCTGAAATTAGAAGTCGTTCTTCAGAAATAATAACAGAACTTGAAAGATTAGTAAGTAAATTAAACATAATTTCACGCAAGATAAGATTGCTTCCAGAGATGAGCAATTACTACGGTGAACTATCTAAACGTATTGAATGCATTAATAATTTAAAAAATAGTATCCGTTTAGCGGCTGAGTTTAAGAATGAGATAAAAATAGAACAAATCATAGAACAAATAAATACAACAAATCAATTCTGGATGGCAATCTTTGAATACAGTAGTAAAATATTTGATTCCATTGAATTAAATTCTGAAGAAAAAAAGACATTGAACTCAATAACACTAATTGGACAAGTAAAACTCAAAAACGATGATATATTGAGGGGAAAAAACCAATTAAAACACTACAATGATAGATATGTCATTGCAGAAAAATTATATTCAACATTTTCAGAAACAAAAAAAGCTAAAGTTCAAGAGATTTACGATTCTATTCAGAAAGAGATCAATGAATTCTATTCGATATTGCATCCCAATGATTTTCATACTGATATAACACTTCAAGTTGTAAAAAGAGCTAGCACCAATTTAAAAATGAAACCTTTTAATCGAGATGAACAAGATCCTCGGGCTCTTATCAGTGAAGGACATTTAGACTCATTAGGAATCTGCATATTTCTGGCTTTTGTTAAAAAGTTCAATAATAATTGTTCTTTGTTAATTTTAGATGATGTTGTAACTACCATCGATTCTCATCATCGAAAAAAGATATGTGAATTGTTGCATAATCAATTCAATGATTATCAATTAATTATCACAACACATGACCAAATTTGGTATGAACAACTCCGAGCGACACAACGTGCATATGGTTCTGCAGGATCATGGAAAAATATAACATTAGATAATTGGAGCTTGGAGAATGGGCCAATAATTAATCAACATAAACCAAAATGGGAAAAAATACAAGAAAAATTAAGTAATTATGATAAAGAAGGTGCAGGGAGTGCTAGCAGATACTATTTGGAATGGATACTAAAAGAAGCATCTAATAACACAGAAACTAATGTTAAATATAAACATTCAGGATTGTATACGGTGGGTGAACTTTTCACCCCACTTAAAAATAGAATGAATAAATTGTTGCTTAATGGAGAGTTTAAAGACTCATATTCAAAAGTTATTTTAAAACTTGAATCTACATCTTTTATGGGAAATCTATTATCACATGATAACCCTTATGCAGGAAATTTTTCCCAAAGCGAAGTCAAAGATTTTTGTGAATCAGTGCATCTTTTGCATGAAATATTTCAATGCCCAGAGTGTGGAAATTTCATTAAGTATTATCCAGATCTTAAACAATTGAGGTGTCCAAATCCCAAATGTGAAACCCCTTTTGAAGAAGCAACTAAATGA
- a CDS encoding ATP-binding protein, whose protein sequence is MKWVVLGEENGKIKLVSKNDMDTKGILPKGSYLTVEYNETKFILRVDSSSQHVPYSPSPMVVDMDLSPLKQDQKCQNIIYAYRVKDITTRTDGLIDYILPQTIARKSSQEEIDLALDCEKEGPNVFLSTIYSGRNQILKDDDNKLIKINLPEDMFFHQVLICGKTGSGKTVASKYLAQYFVEHLEGAVLAINVKDVDFLKMDKPSKTNSSDCFNEWKELDQTSHGIDNFTIYYPANTEIEQFRGLNYNLAKKVTLDIKKLDPESLVGLLQGISDSASQSLPSIFRYWKEEIASKNPSIFTFNDFINYFYNGENDQLEFRTLNNRGVDSRIKLHRGTFDNILRNLNEALDFFDNEEALSLDETDILVRGKMSVINVASRKGTQFGSILLRDLLHRIVEAKSTHKSDVPILIIIDEVHQFYNTASSRQALGDLDVICRTGRSQKIGVLFSSQNPSDIPKGLSTVINTKIFFKTDSTSVKTHGIAISNEEMESLKPGFAVSSIHGLSQVKTIKFPLSLAGVLEEE, encoded by the coding sequence ATGAAATGGGTTGTTCTAGGTGAAGAAAACGGCAAAATTAAATTAGTTTCAAAAAATGACATGGACACCAAAGGGATACTTCCAAAAGGATCATATCTCACAGTAGAATACAATGAAACTAAATTTATATTGAGAGTTGATTCGAGTTCACAACATGTGCCTTATTCACCATCTCCAATGGTAGTGGATATGGATTTATCACCATTGAAGCAAGATCAAAAATGTCAAAATATAATTTATGCTTACAGAGTTAAAGATATCACAACTCGTACAGATGGATTAATCGATTATATATTACCACAAACAATTGCAAGGAAATCTTCACAAGAAGAAATAGATCTAGCTCTTGATTGTGAAAAAGAGGGTCCAAATGTATTTTTATCAACGATTTATTCTGGAAGGAATCAAATCCTAAAAGATGATGATAATAAATTGATAAAGATTAATTTGCCAGAAGATATGTTTTTTCACCAAGTTTTAATTTGTGGAAAAACTGGTAGTGGAAAAACAGTTGCCTCTAAATATTTAGCACAGTACTTTGTAGAACACCTAGAAGGTGCTGTATTAGCTATAAATGTTAAAGATGTTGATTTTCTTAAAATGGACAAACCCAGTAAAACGAATAGTTCGGATTGTTTTAATGAGTGGAAGGAGTTAGATCAAACCAGTCACGGAATTGATAACTTTACGATTTACTATCCAGCAAACACTGAAATAGAACAATTTAGGGGATTAAATTACAATTTAGCAAAAAAAGTCACACTTGATATTAAAAAGCTGGACCCTGAATCTTTGGTGGGTTTACTACAAGGAATATCAGATTCGGCTTCACAAAGTCTGCCAAGTATATTTAGGTATTGGAAAGAAGAAATTGCATCAAAAAATCCATCAATATTCACATTCAATGATTTTATCAACTACTTCTATAATGGAGAAAATGATCAGCTCGAATTTAGAACACTAAATAATCGTGGTGTTGACTCGAGGATAAAATTACATAGGGGTACTTTTGATAATATATTACGTAATTTAAATGAAGCATTAGATTTTTTTGATAACGAAGAGGCTTTATCTCTAGATGAAACCGATATTTTGGTGAGAGGTAAAATGTCTGTTATAAATGTAGCTAGTAGAAAAGGCACTCAATTTGGATCTATTTTACTTCGAGATTTATTGCATCGAATAGTAGAAGCTAAAAGTACACATAAATCTGATGTGCCGATTCTAATTATTATTGATGAGGTTCATCAATTTTATAATACTGCTAGTTCTAGGCAAGCATTAGGAGATCTAGATGTAATATGTCGAACAGGTAGAAGCCAAAAAATTGGTGTCTTATTTTCGTCACAAAATCCATCTGACATTCCAAAAGGTTTGTCAACTGTAATCAATACAAAAATTTTCTTTAAAACGGATTCAACATCAGTGAAAACACATGGAATTGCGATATCAAATGAAGAAATGGAAAGCTTGAAACCTGGTTTTGCAGTTTCTTCTATACATGGACTTTCGCAGGTAAAAACTATTAAGTTCCCTCTTTCTTTAGCAGGAGTTCTTGAGGAGGAATGA
- a CDS encoding integrase translates to MPYIRYTDRYLTDVPLRDRRDIANISSTVDKGWNNYAKATRNFINFLEDQDLITSQQATDWKKPLKLKKTNQDTWTPSIDAVKNVLKSADNPTYRQFMELLLYSGIRIVEGIHIIQNFDTTKLHFEGDVAYYDIDWKRGKKNANKAFMPAEFAKTLHRVPDISINAVKKYFKVRGMGLKYCRNFFTNKCVKAGISESLIEYMIGHTDGSVLMTNYLDKLNNSLVAYDKVSPTLQEIINDRNK, encoded by the coding sequence GTGCCGTACATCAGGTATACAGATCGTTACCTTACCGATGTGCCACTTCGTGACCGACGCGACATTGCCAACATCTCATCCACTGTCGATAAGGGATGGAATAACTATGCCAAAGCGACCAGGAATTTTATTAATTTCCTCGAGGATCAGGATCTGATCACATCTCAACAGGCCACGGATTGGAAAAAACCATTGAAATTGAAGAAAACCAACCAGGACACATGGACCCCGAGTATAGATGCTGTCAAGAATGTACTAAAATCGGCTGATAATCCGACGTATCGGCAATTTATGGAGCTTTTGCTATACAGTGGTATACGGATAGTTGAAGGTATCCATATCATCCAAAATTTTGATACTACAAAGCTACATTTCGAAGGCGATGTGGCATACTATGACATTGACTGGAAACGCGGGAAAAAGAATGCGAATAAAGCTTTCATGCCTGCAGAATTTGCCAAGACCTTGCATCGCGTACCCGATATAAGTATCAACGCGGTCAAGAAATACTTCAAAGTACGTGGCATGGGGTTGAAGTATTGTAGGAATTTCTTCACGAACAAATGCGTCAAAGCGGGTATCTCAGAATCACTGATCGAATATATGATCGGACATACAGACGGATCCGTTCTCATGACAAACTACCTTGACAAGCTCAACAATTCCCTGGTCGCGTATGATAAAGTATCACCCACCCTGCAGGAAATAATCAACGACCGCAACAAATGA
- a CDS encoding AAA family ATPase — MKYDTYNQICAKTIIVNGPAGSGKTRMVEDIMRFSEDMGYDWFMSAFSRTAAENIDEAVTIHSACSSLLLSMIVATGQSLSFVDENLIYEKCAEMCRFNPDAFDWKGTSGGILKKDFDKTRFMLSIRVWDRLVHEHIGDACVLNDVTLHREPRMERIRDLFNILGRESGASSLTYMKYEQRGGRLKRSKKANHPLTFEQFIHDVVEYETWKHENMFLDYTDIVLNAYAFGLTPDADVIIIDESQDLTYLNARIVWNWSRKSSVKRVYICGDENQALYNFIGGSADYFRNWATSNRPVTCDVIYRYGDNILRDAMTFLKCTGSVYGYENIITAGQEDEVITAHGRNGLRQVLETYSKKERGNATILALTNYQVNDVDKYLKQHGVECGDSMTFHASKGRTVPNSIPIDDIPASWVKRSRRDIASLASLGYVGHTRAQSTQIKVSGFFTGTDRYGGRGYHNLERICRSAA, encoded by the coding sequence ATGAAATACGATACCTATAATCAAATTTGTGCAAAAACAATCATTGTTAACGGTCCAGCTGGTTCGGGAAAGACTCGAATGGTCGAGGATATTATGCGGTTTTCGGAAGACATGGGGTATGATTGGTTCATGTCGGCATTTTCCCGTACTGCAGCTGAGAACATCGACGAAGCGGTAACGATCCATTCCGCGTGTTCATCATTGTTGTTGTCCATGATTGTTGCAACTGGTCAATCCCTTAGTTTTGTTGACGAGAATCTCATCTATGAGAAATGTGCTGAAATGTGCAGGTTCAATCCAGATGCGTTCGATTGGAAAGGCACATCTGGTGGGATATTGAAAAAAGATTTTGATAAGACCAGATTCATGCTATCCATTCGAGTATGGGATCGGCTTGTCCATGAACATATCGGGGACGCATGTGTTCTGAATGATGTTACACTTCATCGTGAACCGAGGATGGAACGTATACGTGATTTGTTTAATATACTCGGTCGTGAGAGCGGTGCTTCATCATTAACCTATATGAAATATGAACAGCGTGGTGGTCGGCTCAAGCGTAGTAAGAAGGCAAATCATCCACTGACATTCGAACAGTTCATCCATGATGTCGTAGAATATGAAACATGGAAACATGAGAACATGTTCCTGGATTATACCGATATTGTCCTTAATGCATACGCATTTGGATTGACACCTGATGCTGATGTTATAATTATTGACGAAAGTCAGGATTTAACGTATTTAAATGCTCGTATCGTGTGGAATTGGTCCAGGAAATCATCGGTCAAGCGTGTATATATTTGCGGTGATGAAAATCAAGCACTCTATAATTTCATTGGAGGATCAGCTGACTACTTCCGTAATTGGGCAACCTCGAACCGACCCGTGACATGTGATGTGATATATCGGTATGGTGACAATATCCTACGTGATGCTATGACGTTCCTCAAATGCACTGGATCCGTGTATGGGTATGAAAATATTATCACCGCTGGTCAAGAAGATGAGGTCATAACGGCACATGGTCGAAATGGATTGAGACAGGTACTTGAGACGTATTCAAAAAAGGAACGTGGAAACGCTACAATCCTTGCTCTTACTAATTATCAGGTCAACGATGTTGACAAATATCTGAAACAGCATGGGGTTGAGTGCGGTGATAGCATGACATTCCATGCATCTAAAGGAAGAACAGTTCCAAATTCCATACCAATTGATGATATTCCAGCGTCCTGGGTCAAACGGTCACGCAGGGATATAGCATCCCTTGCAAGCCTTGGCTACGTGGGGCATACTCGTGCGCAATCAACACAGATCAAAGTATCTGGATTCTTCACTGGTACCGACCGATACGGTGGACGTGGATACCACAATCTGGAACGCATTTGCAGATCAGCTGCATAA
- a CDS encoding recombinase family protein produces MEQEQEEPELTTQHIMEYSVGYARTSTKGKLGTREQNIETQILKLKELGIPAEHIFFDEGISGSVHAKDRKGFQDMMKFIQSKDITKLYTFEISRLGRTFYNTLTLFMELEQDGVQIISLSPNETWTKTEDTNIRKLFISLFTWVAENERRTTQERIKIGIERHKKEKGKWGKPRREINRRAVAQYRANGSTWEEIARKMDIPSSTLRDHRKRWEREDQLKRIEGAGEL; encoded by the coding sequence ATGGAGCAGGAACAAGAAGAACCAGAACTTACTACTCAGCACATCATGGAATATTCAGTCGGATACGCAAGAACATCAACAAAAGGCAAGCTTGGGACACGTGAACAGAACATTGAGACACAGATTCTAAAACTCAAGGAACTCGGGATACCAGCCGAGCATATATTCTTCGATGAAGGCATATCGGGATCGGTACATGCAAAAGACCGAAAAGGATTCCAGGACATGATGAAGTTCATCCAATCCAAAGACATAACAAAATTATACACGTTCGAAATATCAAGGCTCGGAAGGACGTTCTACAATACATTGACACTGTTCATGGAACTGGAGCAGGATGGGGTACAGATCATCTCACTGTCACCCAATGAGACATGGACCAAAACAGAGGATACCAACATCAGGAAATTGTTCATATCACTGTTTACATGGGTAGCCGAAAATGAGAGACGTACCACACAAGAACGCATCAAGATTGGTATTGAAAGGCACAAAAAGGAGAAAGGGAAATGGGGGAAACCTCGCCGTGAGATCAACCGCCGTGCCGTTGCCCAGTACCGTGCAAACGGGTCTACATGGGAGGAGATAGCACGGAAAATGGATATCCCGTCCAGTACACTACGTGACCACAGGAAAAGGTGGGAGCGCGAGGATCAACTCAAGCGTATTGAAGGTGCGGGTGAACTGTAA